Below is a genomic region from Delftia tsuruhatensis.
CCTGCGCCCCGCTGGGCTGGGTCCAGTGCTGGATCGGCAGCAGTGCCCAGGCGGACGTGGCGCCAAAGCCCAGGCCCACGCTTGCCAGCACGGAGCTGGCCACCATCTTTTTCATGTTCTTCATCTTCACTCCAGCGGGCTTGGCCGCATCAATGCAGGGGGCCGTTGATGCCTGCGCCGGCATCGGGGCGGCGAGGCTTGCCCCCTTCGGGCAATGGCTGCGGCACCAGGGTGCCCACGGTGAGCTGGTCATCGCCGAAATACCGGGCCGCCACGCGCCTGACATCCTCTGACGTGATGGTGCGCAACTGGTCCAGCAGGCGGTCTTCCGCATCCAGCGGCATGCCCTGGACCCAGTAGCTGCCCAGGCTCTGGGCCTGGCCCATGACCGAGTCGCGCTCATAGATATTGGAGGCCATCCACTGGGTCTTCACACGCTCGAGTTCGGCAGGTTCGACGCCATCCTTCGCGACCCTTGCGACCTCGGCGCGCAAGGCGGCCTCGACCTCGGCAGCCGTCTTGCCCGTGGCAGGCACGCCTGTCAGCATGAACAGGCCGGGGCCGCGCCCCATGAGGGACATGGAGCTGCCCGCGCCGTCCGCCACACGGCCTTCGCCCTGCACCAGGGCACGCTCCAGGCGCGCGCCGTCATAACCGTCGAGCACGGCCGAGAGCACCAGCAGCGCCAGCGCATCGCGGTCGTCGGCCGTGAGGTCGCTGACGCGTGTCAGCGAAGGTGCACGGAAGGCCAGGGCCACCAGGGCCTGCTCGGCCGGCTGCCTGACCTCGATGCGGCGCATGCCGATCTGCACGGGCTCGGTGCGCGGCTTGCGTGCCGGCAGGGCCCGTGCGGGAATGCTTCCGTAGTACTTTTCGGCCCAGGCGCGGACCCTGGCCACATCCACATCCCCCGCGACGACCACGGCGGCATTGCCGGGCACATACCAGCGGCGGTGGAAATCGCGAACGTCATCGGGCGTCATGGCATCCAGGTCGCTCATCC
It encodes:
- a CDS encoding M16 family metallopeptidase, coding for MKHALTLLGLMACMGTGAALAAPDASSSIPSSLLQTVANQATDGSRSAGMAQQFTLRNGMRLIVQPDRRAPTAVHMVWVRVGAIDEVDGTSGVAHVLEHMMFKGSKKVAPGEFSRRVAALGGQENAFTSRDYTGYYQQIPANRLEDVMKLESDRFANNHWPDSEFKKEIEVVKEERRMRTEDQPRAMLMEQLMAATFMASPYHRPVVGWMSDLDAMTPDDVRDFHRRWYVPGNAAVVVAGDVDVARVRAWAEKYYGSIPARALPARKPRTEPVQIGMRRIEVRQPAEQALVALAFRAPSLTRVSDLTADDRDALALLVLSAVLDGYDGARLERALVQGEGRVADGAGSSMSLMGRGPGLFMLTGVPATGKTAAEVEAALRAEVARVAKDGVEPAELERVKTQWMASNIYERDSVMGQAQSLGSYWVQGMPLDAEDRLLDQLRTITSEDVRRVAARYFGDDQLTVGTLVPQPLPEGGKPRRPDAGAGINGPLH